The Panicum hallii strain FIL2 chromosome 9, PHallii_v3.1, whole genome shotgun sequence genome has a window encoding:
- the LOC112875218 gene encoding uncharacterized protein LOC112875218, producing MPKTTSSPSPTISAMNPLLPSSTFPKSPHPPDPNPSDPNPSPCSYLLHADADDEALIQIPGQNPSLVGASAPFALLPAIDPAPHISSQFYTFSAASYGLMLRCILAGRPASSDEIRSATSLSVLASWRAVWKDRNEDTAYLTAWKRIQDKLATSADGRHLHFKTNAAQRVSHVGMWRDIVSEAHADPDLLRHLAFKDTVDRIKHSWTVGAKFYGIPESFIRVCVAACPVCKAAPAGQPDSAISSPGRGKRRRRFEYTETLDVPARDVPRRLQQLAAKHKVVLCIRQKYIRYKPFMAEVKDYACHRAGVPTSSAGTAASSSASNSEGKKARVLKREPYQSKRCGCGFRIRAIVPIANYNEKDKTFVYLEEGTAVFKLYAVHSGHEPGPLDGNARIVHRLVGHKGALEFDPDIYGVNEEGDPTFSAKGDEDVDIDDSHQAVLQQVRDLRSEVLLLEGKVAKMHPELLGPLSTELSEVLHRIRKFNLESNVYQPEETMMVGNEEVGGWGVGDVSRHLDQHDAAFCKDDEMLDDDDTDFGSSLGPIVSWDRMAAECEDRKMLMGDSPKCDKWMLKDDVGDFDAKSILNCGDDDGVEDSKIIKPLMHDDTMVTDPSLVGIHVEGFYTGTKWYDSPVCLDSSVDAGDSSFRHGEIV from the coding sequence ATGCCGAAGACCACCTCGTCGCCGTCCCCCACCATCTCCGCCATGAatcccctcctcccctcctccaCCTTCCCCAAATCGCCCCACCCGCCGGACCCAAACCCTAGCGACCCGAATCCTAGCCCCTGCAGCTACCTCCTgcacgccgacgccgacgacgAGGCGCTGATCCAAATCCCCGGCCAGAACCCTAGCCTGGTGGGCGCCTCCGCGCCCTTCGCGCTGCTGCCGGCCATCGACCCGGCCCCTCACATCTCCTCGCAGTTCTACACCTTCAGCGCAGCCTCGTACGGGCTCATGCTGCGCTGCATCCTCGCCGGTCGCCCCGCCTCCTCCGACGAAATCCGCTCCGCCACGTCGCTCTCCGTGCTTGCCTCGTGGCGGGCCGTGTGGAAGGACCGGAACGAGGACACCGCCTACCTCACCGCGTGGAAGCGCATCCAGGACAAGCTCGCCACATCGGCCGACGGGCGGCACCTCCACTTCAAGACCAACGCCGCGCAGCGCGTCTCCCACGTCGGCATGTGGAGGGACATAGTCTCGGAGGCGCACGCCGACCCCGACCTGCTCCGGCACCTCGCGTTCAAGGACACCGTCGACCGCATCAAGCACTCGTGGACTGTGGGGGCCAAATTCTACGGTATCCCGGAATCATTTATCCGCGTATGTGTTGCTGCGTGCCCCGTTTGTAAGGCTGCACCTGCTGGCCAACCTGATTCTGCCATTTCATCTCCTGGACGCGGGAAGCGGCGCCGCAGGTTTGAATACACCGAGACACTGGATGTGCCTGCTCGAGATGTCCCGCGCAGGTTACAACAATTGGCTGCCAAACACAAGGTTGTCCTTTGTATCAGGCAGAAGTATATTAGGTATAAGCCATTCATGGCTGAGGTGAAGGATTATGCGTGCCACCGTGCTGGTGTGCCGACTTCAAGTGCCGGAACTGCTGCTTCCTCCTCAGCCAGTAATTCTGAGGGTAAGAAGGCACGGGTTCTAAAGCGAGAGCCATACCAGTCAAAGAGGTGTGGTTGTGGGTTCCGTATTCGAGCAATTGTGCCAATAGCCAATTATAATGAAAAGGACAAGACTTTTGTGTACTTGGAGGAGGGCACTGCAGTGTTCAAGCTTTACGCGGTGCACTCGGGGCATGAGCCAGGTCCGCTTGATGGCAATGCACGAATTGTTCACAGGTTGGTTGGTCATAAGGGGGCTCTCGAGTTTGATCCAGACATTTATGGTGTCAATGAGGAAGGGGATCCGACCTTTTCAGCAAAGGGGGATGAAGATGTTGATATTGATGATTCGCATCAGGCGGTCTTGCAACAAGTACGGGATCTCAGATCAGAAGTTCTCTTGCTAGAAGGGAAAGTGGCTAAGATGCACCCAGAATTGTTGGGGCCTCTGTCCACTGAGTTGTCTGAGGTTTTGCACAGGATTAGGAAGTTTAACTTGGAAAGTAATGTCTACCAGCCAGAGGAGACAATGATGGTAGGCAATGAAGAAGTTGGGGGATGGGGGGTAGGAGATGTGTCCCGCCATTTAGACCAGCATGATGCAGCATTCTGCAAGGATGATGAGATGCTCGATGATGATGATACTGATTTTGGCTCGAGCCTTGGACCTATTGTCTCATGGGATAGGATGGCAGCGGAGTGTGAAGATAGAAAGATGCTAATGGGTGATAGCCCAAAGTGTGACAAGTGGATGCTGAAGGATGATGTGGGTGACTTTGATGCGAAGAGTATTCTTAACTGTGGGGATGACGACGGCGTGGAGGATTCCAAGATCATCAAACCATTGATGCATGATGATACCATGGTAACTGACCCAAGTTTGGTAGGTATTCATGTAGAAGGATTTTACACTGGAACAAAATGGTATGATTCACCAGTATGTTTGGATTCCAGTGTTGATGCAGGGGATAGTAGTTTTAGGCATGGTGAAATTGTGTGA
- the LOC112877294 gene encoding ATP-dependent Clp protease ATP-binding subunit CLPT1, chloroplastic-like, which translates to MATAAQAAAAAFLSFLSSSPSHHTAPSSVSLGATPVLPVSLRAAAAGGPRLSSPLRGRRISAVTAQLPTAHPEVASGDKKIRWSSRAVRSFAMAELEARKMRYPTTGTEGLLMGILVEGTSGAAKLLRANGITLLNVREEAANVLGKSEMFYFSPMHPPLTEAAQRALDWAVNEKLKSGEDGEVTANHLLLGIWSDKESAGHKILASLGFDDEKARLLTKTAGEEAAMSPR; encoded by the exons ATGGCGAccgccgcccaggccgccgccgccgccttcctctCGTTCCTCTCTTCCTCCCCCAGCCACCACACCGCCCCCTCCTCCGTCTCCCTCGGGGCAACCCCTGTCCTACCAGTCTCCCTCCGggccgctgccgccggtggCCCACGGCTGTCTTCCCCCCTCCGGGGCCGTCGCATCAGCGCCGTCACCGCCCAGCTCCCCACCGC GCATCCCGAGGTAGCCTCTGGGGACAAGAAGATCAG ATGGTCTTCAAGGGCAGTGCGGTCATTTGCAATGGCGGAGCTGGAGGCCCGGAAGATGAGGTATCCTACAACAGGCACTGAGGGGCTCCTCATGGGCATTCTTGTTGAAG GAACTAGCGGTGCGGCAAAACTTTTGCGTGCTAATGGAATCACGCTTCTCAATGTGCGTGAGGAGGCAGCAAATGTGCTTGGGAAATCAGAAATGTTTTATTTTAGTCCTATGCATCCACCATTGACAGAAGCTGCACAACGAGCTCTTGATTGGGCTGTCAATGAGAAACTGAAGTCAG GCGAGGATGGAGAAGTAACTGCCAATCATTTGCTGCTGGGGATATGGTCAGATAAGGAGTCAGCCGGTCATAAAATCCTAGCTTCACTTGGGTTTGATGATGAGAAAGCCAGATTACTCACCAAAACG GCCGGTGAAGAGGCTGCAATGAGTCCTAGGTAG
- the LOC112877043 gene encoding LOB domain-containing protein 18-like has product MSAGGGTSTLGGGGGGGGGGGPSGSGSGGSGGGPCGACKFLRRKCVSGCIFAPYFDSEQGAAHFAAVHKVFGASNVSKLLLQIPAHKRLDAVVTICYEAQARLRDPVYGCVAHIFALQQQVVNLQAELTYLQAHLATLELPSPPPLPAPPQMPMPGPFSIADLPSSTSVPTTVDLSALFDPPPHAQPPQWAVQQQHHHHQHQHQLRQPAPYGAPVRGGSGMAETSGAGGGDLQALARELVDRHRSGGVKLEHPPPPPPHSR; this is encoded by the exons ATGAGCGCGGGAGGCGGCACCAGCAcgcttggcggcggcggcggcggcggcggcggcggggggccgagcggcagcggcagcgggggaagcggcggcgggcccTGCGGCGCGTGCAAGTTCCTCCGGCGCAAGTGCGTGAGCGGCTGCATCTTCGCGCCCTACTTCGACTCGGAGCAGGGCGCGGCGCACTTCGCGGCGGTGCACAAGGTGTTCGGCGCCAGCAACGTCTCCAAGCTGCTGCTCCAGATCCCGGCGCACAAGCGCCTCGACGCCGTCGTCACCATCTGCTACGAGGCCCAGGCGCGCCTCCGCGACCCCGTCTACGGCTGCGTCGCCCACATCTTCGCCCTCCAGCAGCAG GTGGTGAATCTCCAGGCCGAGCTGACCTACCTGCAAGCCCACCTCGCCACGCTGGAGctgccgtccccgccgccgctgccggcccCGCCGCAGATGCCGATGCCGGGGCCCTTCTCCATCGCGGACCTGCCGTCGTCGACCAGCGTCCCCACTACCGTCGACCTGTCCGCGCTCTTCGACCCGCCGCCGCATGCGCAGCCGCCGCAGTGGGCGGTCCAGCAGCAACACCATCACCATCAGCACCAGCACCAGCTTCGGCAACCGGCGCCGTATGGCGCGCCCGTCAGGGGCGGCTCCGGCATGGCAGAGACctcgggcgccggcggcggagaccTGCAGGCCCTGGCGAGGGAGCTCGTGGACCGCCACCGGTCCGGCGGCGTGAAGCTCgagcatccgccgccgccgccgccgcactcaAGATGA